A part of Sander vitreus isolate 19-12246 chromosome 8, sanVit1, whole genome shotgun sequence genomic DNA contains:
- the mapk8ip2 gene encoding C-Jun-amino-terminal kinase-interacting protein 2 has translation MADRAEMFSLSTFHSLSPPGCRPAHDISLEEFDDEDLSEITDDCGIGLNYDSDPYEKDSLILEKSDMHHPVCSFQDDFQEFEMIDDEDEDDEEEEEEDEEVDPDAPPSPSASPPLSPTLGTLKSRPTTLNLTTAVSQDSLNNNSSLSPKKGSWQDSLRKTSQGRLSPTHSCLEDGSHVTGQCPASPVSQAPGSQSKGTPPKQAGEGGNPQSPHRPLLCDIEGNRRERPEYGSFGQHKSHPFSGDVTESKVDPSVQTARVPSVDEHSQCSDTEVDHDLNSDHNHKHSNRRATDTYTITSESGVEPENELDPDGTSRCLSSTAPMGANDGADTPFSDEELEKDFEVEFMCKETYDMVCKENQSTYVEFPSIEPASFSSFMANSHSDVLDRSNSSDTAVSAMEAAANDSTSPSSDPGIADMNQQGYMTSDQDKDLSSPGSESDVEGELEAAFACGGPVVSNMISSISETELDLTSDDSSSGRSSHLTNSIEEASSPTSDQELDPDTELEQDSGIVGLKVSLLLGQPDPIKEGSPLPSPSPLPSPTVATPSPVDSPILPPESYDDGQALMGLQNVDDEQSFEHQADPDETLPPAQQCEDSMSRQMVLQIEPDHSLESFKRSFYLPVGPRLMPNADEYDGTSEGDSESESEDDLSENSDSPWLLSNLVNRMISEGSYPISCPEDCFKRKVSVSDTISPSSDIGDGDGFNDEDQEKKAETEGSEEEENEGERRKSVESSKEGAVMNPCLYMNNSTGDTINPVILERCANNGRGTTDFNSLDTTKDSKKNFTDKPSKNARRQEEDEEPNNDLMMLEGRKDLDSPSLSESVVSDKDEGRETEPRPTSRSSASLERITEVKQSLTLDIPTAQTNRCFSLTYSTDNEEEEDDGDSYPFLGGLRKQSYRGSDLGLDSSPPLDSSVQDHLISDHDLPLCEKDLALRQPNEDDGLAYDSMKYTLVVDENTTLELVSLRRCTSVLSDDSELSTLCDEEPLGTRGLDYGQDDEEVRPELLSSSEDSSPEADLPFSKKFLNVFVNSTSRSSSTESFGLFSCTINGEERDQTHRAVYRFIPRHADELELDVDDPLYVEEEEDDYWYRGYNMRTGERGIFPAFYAHEVIGQSKELLGMKRNPAWIETFSVQFLGSVEVPYHQGNGILCAAMQKIAVSRKRTVHVRPPSLCELEISLQGVKLIMSLEDEYDTLDEYDRCSHFFQMKNISFCGCHPRNNCYFGFITKHPMLNRFACHVFVSQESMRPVAECVGRAFQEYYQEHLEYACPTEDIYLE, from the exons GCCAGCCCACGACATCAGCCTGGAGGAGTTTGATGATGAAGATCTCTCTGAAATCACGGATGACTGCGGGATTGGACTCAACTATGACTCCGATCCTTATGAGAAG GACTCCCTCATTCTGGAGAAGAGTGACATGCACCACCCAGTCTGCTCCTTCCAGGATGACTTCCAAGAGTTTGAGATGATTGACGATGAagatgaggatgatgaggaggaagaggaagaagatgaagaggTTGACCCTGATGCACCCCCATCCCCCTctgcctccccccctctctctcctactCTTGGCACTCTGAAGAGCAGACCCACCACATTGAACCTCACCACTGCTGTGTCACAG GATTCACTTAACAACAACAGCAGTCTCTCCCCAAAGAAAGGAAGCTGGCAGGACTCTTTACGCAAGACCTCACAGG GTCGTCTGTCTCCAACCCACTCATGTCTGGAGGATGGTAGCCATGTGACAGGACAGTGCCCAGCCTCTCCAGTTTCCCAGGCACCAGGGTCTCAGAGCAAAGGTACTCCACCAAAACAGGCAGGGGAGGGAGGGAACCCCCAATCCCCTCACAGGCCCCTCCTCTGCGACATCGAGGGCAACAGGCGGGAGAGGCCCGAATACG GCTCATTTGGTCAACACAAGTCCCACCCTTTCTCTGGTGATGTCACTGAGTCAAAAGTAGACCCTTCAGTCCAGACAGCCAGAGTACCTTCTGTAGACGAGCACTCCCAGTGTTCGGACACCGAGGTGGACCACGACCTCAACAGCGACCACAACCACAAACACTCAAACCGGCGTGCCACCGACACTTACACGATCACCAGTGAGTCCGGTGTGGAGCCAGAGAACGAGCTAGACCCAGATGGAACCAGTCGCTGCTTGTCATCCACTGCACCCATGGGAGCCAACGATGGTGCCGATACACCCTTCTCTGATGAGGAGCTGGAGAAGGACTTTGAGGTGGAGTTCATGTGTAAGGAGACTTACGATATGGTGTGTAAGGAGAATCAGTCGACTTACGTGGAATTCCCCTCCATTGAACCCGCCTCCTTCTCCAGCTTTATGGCCAACAGCCACTCAGATGTCCTTGACCGGTCCAACAGTTCTGATACAGCAGTTTCTGCCATGGAGGCAGCCGCTAACGACTCCACCTCTCCATCCTCAGACCCAGGGATAGCAGACATGAACCAGCAGGGTTACATGACTTCGGACCAGGACAAGGACCTCAGCTCTCCAGGCTCTGAGTCTGACGTTGAAGGGGAGCTGGAGGCAGCGTTTGCCTGTGGAGGTCCCGTGGTCTCCAACATGATCTCCTCTATCTCAGAGACAGAGCTTGACCTGACAAGTGATGACAGCAGCAGTGGACGCTCGTCTCACCTCACCAACTCCATTGAGGAGGCCAGCTCGCCTACATCAGACCAGGAACTGGACCCGGACACAGAGTTAGAGCAGGACAGTGGCATCGTGGGACTGAAAGTGTCTTTACTTCTGGGCCAACCTGACCCAATCAAAGAAGGGtctcctcttccctctcctTCCCCTCTACCCTCACCCACTGTTGCTACGCCATCCCCTGTTGACTCGCCCATCTTACCCCCTGAGTCCTACGATGATGGTCAAGCTCTGATGGGGCTGCAGAATGTGGACGATGAGCAGTCCTTCGAACACCAGGCTGACCCAGATGAAACTTTGCCTCCAGCCCAACAATGTGAAGATAGCATGTCCAGACAGATGGTGCTGCAGATAGAACCAGACCACAGTCTAGAGAGCTTCAAACGCTCCTTCTACCTGCCAGTGGGACCCAGGCTAATGCCCAATGCAGATGAATATGATGGAACCAGTGAGGGAGACTCCGAATCAGAAAGCGAAGACGACCTGAGCGAGAACTCAGACTCACCGTGGCTGCTCAGCAACCTGGTCAACAGGATGATCTCAGAGGGCTCGTACCCAATCAGTTGTCCTGAGGACTGCTTCAAGAGGAAGGTGTCTGTGTCAGACACCATTTCACCATCCTCAGACATTGGAGATGGAGATGGTTTCAATGATGAGGACCAAGAGAAGAAAGCAGAGACGGAGGgatcagaagaagaagagaatgaaggagagaggaggaagagtgtgGAGTCTTCAAAAGAAGGAGCAGTGATGAATCCCTGTCTGTATATGAACAACTCTACTGGTGACACCATAAACCCTGTGATCTTGGAGCGCTGTGCAAACAACGGGAGGGGGACCACAGATTTCAACTCCTTGGATACCACTAAAGACTCTAAGAAGAACTTCACAGACAAACCATCCAAGAACGCCAGGAGacaggaggaagatgaagagcCCAACAATGACTTGATGATGCTAGAGGGAAGGAAGGATCTGGACTCACCAAGCCTCAGTGAGAGTGTGGTCAGCGACAAGGACGAAGGACGAGAGACTGAGCCCAGGCCAACGAGTCGTTCCTCAGCCTCTCTTGAGCGTATCACCGAGGTTAAACAAAGCTTGACACTGGACATACCCACCGCCCAGACTAACCGCTGTTTCAGCCTCACCTACTCCACGGAcaatgaagaagaggaggacgaCGGAGACTCTTACCCATTCCTGGGTGGCTTGAGGAAGCAGTCCTACAGGGGAAGTGACTTAGGGCTTGACAGTTCACCACCCCTTGATTCCAGTGTGCAAGACCATCTCATATCTGACCATGACCTACCACTGTGTGAGAAAGATCTGGCTCTGAGGCAGCCGAATGAAGATGATGGACTGGCGTATGACTCCATGAAGTACACGCTGGTGGTGGATGAGAATACTACGCTGGAACTAGTCAGTCTCAGAAG GTGCACCTCTGTCCTGAGTGATGACAGTGAGCTCTCCACGCTATGTGACGAGGAGCCTTTGGGGACAAGAGGGCTGGACTATGGTCAGGATGATGAGGAGGTGAGGCCAGAACTTCTCAGTTCTTCTGAGGACTCATCCCCTGAGGCTGACCTCCCATTCTCTAAGAAGTTCCTCAATGTGTTCGTCAACAGCACCTCCCGCTCCTCCA GCACAGAGTCCTTTGGACTTTTCTCCTGTACCATcaatggagaggagagggaccAGACACACAGGGCAGTCTACAG ATTCATCCCTAGACATGCAGATGAGCTGGAGCTGGATGTGGATGATCCTTTGTAtgtggaggaagaagaggatgacTACTGGTACCGAGGCTATAACATGCGGACAGGGGAGAGGGGCATCTTTCCTGCTTTCTATGCCCATGAGGTCATAGGCCAGTCTAAGGAGCTGTTGG GCATGAAAAGAAATCCAGCATGGATTGAGACTTTCAGCGTTCAGTTTTTGGGGTCTGTTGAGGTACCTTATCACCAAGGCAACGGCATTCTCTGCGCCGCCATGCAGAAG ATTGCGGTATCAAGGAAACGGACTGTACATGTGCGACCTCCTTCTCTGTGTGAGCTGGAGATTAGCTTGCAAGGAGTGAAACTGATCATGAGTCTGGAGGATGAATATGACACCCTCGATGAG TATGACAGATGTAGTCACTTCTTCCAAATGAAGAACATCTCGTTCTGTGGATGCCATCCGAGGAACAACTG CTACTTTGGCTTTATCACTAAGCACCCCATGTTGAACAGATTTGCTTGCCACGTGTTTGTATCCCAGGAGTCCATGCGGCCTGTAGCAGAGTGTGTTGG ACGAGCCTTCCAGGAGTACTACCAGGAACATCTGGAGTACGCCTGCCCCACCGAGGACATCTACCTGGAGTAA
- the arsa gene encoding arylsulfatase A, which translates to MDNIGFFVLNTFLFCTCSASPPNFVLLFADDLGFGDLSCYGHPSSLTPNLDRLAAGGLRFTDFYCTSPVCSPSRASLLTGRYQTRSGIYPGVLYPGSRGGLPLNETTIAEVLKPMGYATAAIGKWHLGVGANGMFLPTRQGFDQYLGIPYSHDMGPCWNLTCFPPDVKCFGLCDVGTVTVPLMHNEVIKQQPVNFLDLERAYSDFATNFITTSAKKKQPFFLYYPSHHTHYPQYAGQGAAGRTLRGPFGDALFEFDTTIGNLLTTLEKTGVTNNTLVFFTSDNGPELMRLSRGGNAGPLKCGKGTTYEGGMREPAIAFWPGTIRPGVTHEMASTLDILPTIASLAGAKLPQVMLDGVDMTEILVNQGKSKRETMVFYPTDPAENYGLFALRLGKYKAHFYTRGATHSGTTPDQDCPVFAVLKAHDPPLIFDLEADPSEHYPLPLTGKPDLQALLERIKKVKEQFEASMVFGESQILKGTDPDLEPCCNPQCSPKPGCCKC; encoded by the exons ATGGACAACATCGGCTTCTTCGTTTtgaacacttttcttttttgcaccTGCTCGGCTTCACCGCCGAATTTCGTCCTCCTCTTCGCAGATGATTTAGGTTTCGGGGACTTAAGTTGTTATGGACACCCCAGCTCACTCACTCCCAACCTGGACCGCCTGGCAGCGGGAGGACTCCGGTTTACAGATTTCTACTGCACCAGCCCCGTCTGCTCCCCGTCCAG GGCATCATTGTTGACGGGGCGCTATCAGACCCGCTCAGGTATCTACCCGGGAGTGTTGTACCCAGGCTCTAGAGGTGGTCTTCCTCTGAATGAGACCACAATTGCGGAAGTGTTGAAACCTATGGGCTATGCTACTGCTGCCATAGGGAAGTGGCACTTAGGAGTTGGGGCCAATGGGATGTTTCTTCCAACCAGGCAGGGGTTTGACCAGTACCTGGGGATCCCCTACTCCCATGACATG GGCCCATGTTGGAACCTGACTTGTTTCCCTCCAGATGTTAAGTGTTTTGGATTGTGTGATGTTGGCACTGTTACTGTCCCACTAATGCACAATGAGGTCATCAAGCAGCAGCCAGTCAACTTCCTCGATCTGGAAAGGGCTTACAGTGATTTTGCAACCAATTTCATTACCACATCAGCCAAGAAAAAACAACCTTTCTTCCTCTACTACCCTTCCCAT CACACCCACTACCCCCAGTATGCAGGTCAAGGGGCAGCCGGGCGCACTTTAAGGGGCCCATTTGGAGATGCTCTGTTTGAGTTTGACACCACAATAGGAAACCTACTAACAACCCTTGAGAAGACAGGAGTGACCAACAACACACTGGTCTTCTTCACTTCTGACAATGG gcCTGAACTGATGCGTTTGTCCCGTGGAGGTAACGCTGGCCCTCTGAAATGTGGAAAAGGCACCACGTATGAGGGGGGCATGAGAGAGCCAGCCATTGCCTTTTGGCCAGGGACCATCAGGCCAG GTGTGACCCATGAGATGGCCAGCACTCTAGATATCCTCCCCACCATCGCAAGTCTGGCAGGAGCCAAACTACCCCAGGTGATGCTGGATGGGGTCGATATGACAGAAATCCTTGTCAACCAAGGAAAG AGTAAAAGGGAGACAATGGTGTTCTATCCCACAGATCCCGCTGAGAACTATGGCCTGTTTGCTCTCAGGCTAGGGAAGTACAAGGCCCACTTCTATACGCGAG GTGCTACCCACAGCGGTACTACCCCGGACCAAGACTGCCCAGTATTTGCAGTCCTCAAGGCCCACGACCCCCCTCTTATTTTCGACCTGGAGGCTGACCCCTCGGAGCACTACCCTCTCCCCCTGACGGGAAAACCCGACCTCCAAGCCCTGCTTGAGAGGATCAAGAAAGTCAAGGAGCAGTTTGAAGCCTCCATGGTGTTTGGAGAGAGCCAGATATTAAAAGGAACAGACCCCGACCTGGAGCCTTGCTGCAATCCTCAGTGTAGCCCCAAGCCCGGCTGCTGCAAGTGTTGA